The sequence CAGAAAAAGTACCCCCTTACATTTTCAGCCTCCTGAAAAGAAATGCTGCTGCAGTTTGCCAAATGTTTAaatgatttgcatttttatttatgtttggcTTTTGGTTGCTTTATCCAGTCTGATGCCCTTTGCATTAAGGTTCCAATATGTGCAAGTGGCCTGGAAATGCAGCATAGGTGTCAAATGCTGAATGCATGTGCACTTACTGGATCACATGGAGATCGACATGAATACAGCGGGGTCCATGTCATGCAAGTTGGGGAATAGGACATACGGAGGCAGGTCTGATGCCTACTATGGGGTTAAGCAGGGCTGTGGACCCTTAGTAGGGCTTGGGTGTAGATCACTGTCCATACTGCACTTCTCTGGTTGTTGAATGATTTGTAGTGTGAGATGAGAAAGGTTTAATGGCCTCTATTTTAAACAGGCAATAAAGCCCCTACAGCATTTCCAAGCCTGTCAATCTTGGCAAGCTGTGTCAGGTCTAGCTTGGCTACAAATCATCCCAAAAAAAAACGAACAGATAATTGTGGGAATGGAGCAGGGCATCCTCTTGCCCATTCTTGGAAAGGTAAAGACCAGAGTGTTTTTTGAAGTGAATATTTGTAGTGCACTGTTGCCGGTGGGCAATAACCCATGAAATGTCTAATCTGCTGACTTGCTTTGTTAAGTTGGGTGTTGAATTTCAGTTTTTGGGGACCAAGAGAAAAGTTACACTTtcgttttttattgtttcttgcaGGTGTTGGGTTTTTAATGCGACAAATGGGCTGCTCTACTAAACCCACAACTATCATAGAGCTCAACGGTGACGAAATTATCGTGAAGACacagagcacatttaaaaacacagaaataaagttCAAATTGGGTGAAGAATTTGATGAGGACACTGCTGATGGCAGGAAGGTCAAGGTGAGGaccaactctttgcataaagtgaaattgtaaacttttttttaatttgtgtgagAAACCAGCaagcataaaataattaaaatgtattcttgaTTCAGTTAGAAAGAACTACCAGTGCTAGCTTGCTCTTTCTTTCAGTCTGTAGTGACGCTTACAGATGGCAAGCTGGTTCATGTTCAGAAGTGGGATGACAAAGAGACAAGTTTAGTGAGGGAAGTCAAGGATGATGACCTTACACTGGTGAGTATTCTTTTAAACTGATGATACAGTCCACGGTGTATTGACTTGGCTATCATTCTAGACTCTTGCTTTATGGTTACCTTGAAGCTTTGCCTAGTGTGATGTTTGTGTCCTTTGTATTCTTCCCTCAACATACAGTAACCAATTTGACTACACTGGTACCGTTGCTTCATCAAGTTTCCTACCCTATGCCCTCCTCcatttctgtacattgcttaaaTTCTGGGATTATTTTACAAAGGCTTGTAAAAGTTTACAAAACTTTTAAGAGTTGCTTTTCATCTTGCTGATTTGTGATTGGCTACAAACCTGAATTTGACTAAATGATTTAAGACAGATTGAcgttctatttaaaaaaaaaaaatcccattaaaCTAGGTCCACTAGTGTGAATGTGGCAGCAGCAACTCCCATTTATTTGGTTTAGGGAAGTTTAACTATAACATAAGCTCCCATTGCAATTTGGCAGCATTTGGCTTTTGtaattttaacttattttgcaaaatggagaaatagagagaaaaaaacctGCACCAATAAACTAAGGCAAACTGGAATATTTCTTGTGATTTACTATTTGTGTGCCAGGCTTTCCTTTATTAAGCCATCTAAATTTAATCAAGGAGCTCAATGTCCAGCAAAGACTCATCTGtgaataaactgaataaaaacctAGGAATAAAATGTACATGCAAGGAAGTCAACTGCCTCAATTCAGAGCTTaatgtgcattttttcttttcttcctccccACCAGACTCTCACTGCAGGTGATGTGGTGTGTACTCGCacatacaaaaaggaaaaatgagcCTGCAGTCTGCCACCCCGTGTCTCCCCCCACCTCATGTACAGTTGGCAGGAGAAGTCCAAGACTACctgtaaaagcatttttttcttttttttgctcttgCTTCCGTGTGGAGTGTTTACCACTGGgcccacaaataaaaaaaaaaaaaaaaagcttctgttTGTGTTTAATCCAAAAGTTGTATCTTATAAAGGGAAAACATAATCTTGAGTGATGCTAAGGAGGAAACAATTTCACCTTCCGATTACAACCTGCTCCAAGAAGAACAGTTACTAAGTGAGCAGAATATGCAACTTACATTTAAGAGTTTACCTAAATGGGAATAAGGGAAAAAGTTAGCTTTTAACAAATACTAGAAGAGCTACTGGCTGAACTTGCTAATATTACCAATATGGAAATGCCTCTATGAAGACAGTATTATGGCTTTTCTTGGGAAAGTGGGGGTCTGGGTTTCAGGTTTAACAGGCAGCACATGGTTTAGAATCTCACCAGTAAGTAAACTGACTGTACCATATCCACAGTCCATCAGGTTCATAATGCATTAAAGGATGCTACCTATACAAATGCATTTTGTCATCCTAGAAATGCAAGACAAAATTACACTACAGTCTCTGTCCATgaaatattcaatatttttggTTCTTGAATTTCAATTTTCTGTACAGAACCAGCACGCTTAAGGTAAGTACATCTACCTCAAAGTATTCAGCTAACATgcactgtgtatt comes from Polypterus senegalus isolate Bchr_013 chromosome 17, ASM1683550v1, whole genome shotgun sequence and encodes:
- the LOC120517949 gene encoding fatty acid-binding protein, heart-like isoform X1 translates to MVESFAGTWKMCDSKNFDEYMKQLGVGFLMRQMGCSTKPTTIIELNGDEIIVKTQSTFKNTEIKFKLGEEFDEDTADGRKVKSVVTLTDGKLVHVQKWDDKETSLVREVKDDDLTLTLTAGDVVCTRTYKKEK
- the LOC120517949 gene encoding fatty acid-binding protein, heart-like isoform X2; the encoded protein is MVESFAGTWKMCDSKNFDEYMKQLGVGFLMRQMGCSTKPTTIIELNGDEIIVKTQSTFKNTEIKFKLGEEFDEDTADGRKVKLERTTSASLLFLSVCSDAYRWQAGSCSEVG